Proteins encoded by one window of Drosophila melanogaster chromosome X:
- the CG3815 gene encoding uncharacterized protein, whose translation MSKLDQDPNASLSIMEQIKQLIRPPPNEDEKMMQRSTNTKHPYYRRPGRGHNHDYCDACEEGGNLLCCDRCPSSFHLQCHDPPLSEEDIPSGQWLCHSCRMSKLSQPPASSSKASSVERVPSAGSGSRANTPSSGDLESIPLKIRNLRKRSNSERNSTEKLLAKMPMSIQRALDPNKKPTPLDDVIRAATMMNPQQFSLPPELELHTQFPGNGKVQPVQQTHPPSGNGGNRRCAGNQRRNSKPFELDAQGLVPLPAKTCFYCTRSCKRAPLISCDYCPLYFHQDCLDPPLTALPAGLWMCPNHAENFIDANMTNSISATERVRLWNRFHQPLDHENVKLEFFRRVNTRNPPFRTKRNLRARAHIEVPAIVRYHYDHPPPLLPSMRQTLRYDRVKRRNNLPTEVEEISRESVTESLLKDLEALRTAHAKFREIQREFGTLETAIDGDSDSDPSPEEKRTETNTPADKVNGEVDTENPNTESNAQASEQPSVVKVESKTSLEVEASFEEDEEDSKKSTGIIDADLLHLDVDIIKKLAHQRLQQLVEEHPEIVTQYKNRTAARRLRQLASVDGTHVAGETAALQGQLAPEDMNRFSLLFTSETSSILAQKNGNAADEDPATALHPALATAAAIAAADAAAESYAPRARSDTEKAYELASRLELKLLQCKVQARAVITPLGDMLEDSRWFSSLGLDHSIFMRYRTLYIGYGGHYSPSTTLAQTETVDLSAIGYCCRISPQHAIIFYDEFSKSYELINYSEFGTEVNGQLYACDVTERMTTHAGKPMRPDDAELKKRVDEMLDKRRNINRQFETKKIDKERLAPIVKPACRCMNAGPVPMVDGAWEGSAVLAHGSLLRFGCLSFVFVVPSVDLLQAQARSKRS comes from the exons ATGTCAAAATTGGACCAGGACCCGAACGCCTCACTGAGCATCATGGAG CAAATCAAGCAGCTCATCCGCCCGCCGCCCAACGAGGACGAGAAGATGATGCAGCGGTCCACCAACACGAAGCATCCGTACTACAGGCGCCCGGGCAGGGGCCACAACCACGACTATTGTGACGCCTGCGAGGAGGGCGGCAATCTGCTGTGCTGCGATCGATGCCCCTCCAGCTTCCACCTGCAATGCCA TGATCCACCGTTGAGCGAGGAGGACATACCCAGTGGCCAGTGGCTGTGCCACAGCTGTCGCATGAGCAAGCTCTCCCAGCCGCCGGCCTCCTCATCCAAGGCCAGTTCCGTGGAGCGTGTGCCTTCGGCGGGCAGTGGCTCACGGGCGAATACTCCATCGTCTGGCGATCTGGAGTCCATACCGCTGAAGATCCGCAACCTGCGCAAACGCAGCAACAGCGAACGCAATAGCACCGAgaagctgctggccaaaatgcCGATGTCCATACAGCGCGCCCTCGATCCGAACAAGAAGCCAACGCCGCTGGACGATGTCATCAGGGCGGCCACCATGATGAATCCGCAGCAATTCTCGCTGCCGCCGGAGCTCGAGCTGCACACCCAGTTCCCGGGCAATGGCAAGGTGCAACCCGTACAGCAGACGCATCCGCCGAGCGGAAATGGCGGTAATCGCAGATGCGCCGGCAATCAGCGACGCAACTCCAAGCCGTTTGAGCTGGATGCCCAGGGACTGGTGCCGCTGCCCGCCAAAACCTGTTTCTACTGCACGCGCTCCTGCAAACGGGCGCCGCTCATCTCCTGCGACTACTGTCCGCTCTACTTTCACCAGGATTGCCTGGATCCGCCACTGACGGCACTGCCAGCTGGATTGTGGATGTGCCCCAATCATGCCGAGAATTTTATC GATGCCAATATGACCAATAGCATTTCGGCCACGGAGCGGGTGCGTCTCTGGAATCGCTTCCACCAGCCACTTGACCATGAAAATGTCAAGCTTGAGTTCTTCCGGCGTGTCAACACGCGCAATCCGCCCTTTCGCACCAAGAGAAATCTGCGTGCTCGCGCCCACATCGAGGTGCCAGCCATTGTGCGCTACCACTACGATCATCCGCCGCCGCTGTTGCCCTCCATGCGCCAAACGTTGCGCTACGATCGGGTAAAGCGGCGCAATAACCTGCCCACCGAAGTCGAGGAGATATCCCGTGAGTCGGTCACCGAATCGCTGCTCAAGGATCTGGAGGCCTTGCGCACGGCTCACGCCAAATTCCGTGAGATTCAGAGGGAATTCGGAACCTTGGAGACGGCCATAGATGGCGATAGCGACAGCGATCCCAGTCCTGAAGAGAAAAGGACCGAGACGAACACTCCCGCCGATAAAGTGAATGGCGAAGTGGATACGGAGAATCCCAATACAGAATCGAATGCGCAGGCCAGCGAACAGCCGTCGGTTGTCAAGGTGGAGTCCAAGACCAGCCTAGAGGTGGAGGCTAGCTtcgaggaggacgaggaggacaGCAAGAAATCAACGGGTATTATCGATGCAGACCTCTTACACCTGGACGTCGATATAATCAAGAAGCTGGCGCACCAGCGTCTGCAGCAGCTGGTCGAAGAGCATCCGGAGATTGTGACACAGTACAAGAATCGCACGGCCGCTCGTCGCCTGCGTCAACTGGCGTCAGTCGATGGCACACATGTGGCTGGCGAAACTGCTGCCCTGCAAGGCCAACTGGCGCCGGAGGATATGAACCGTTTCTCGCTGCTCTTCACCAGCGAAACGTCCTCAATTCTGGCGCAAAAGAATGGCAATGCCGCCGACGAAGATCCCGCAACGGCCCTGCATCCGGCACTGGCCACAGCGGCGGCCattgcagcagcagatgcCGCTGCCGAAAGCTATGCGCCGCGTGCCCGTAGCGACACGGAGAAGGCATACGAGCTGGCATCGCGCCTGGAGCTCAAGCTGCTGCAGTGCAAAGTGCAGGCGCGTGCGGTGATAACGCCACTGGGCGACATGCTCGAGGATAGCCGCTGGTTCAGTTCGCTGGGGCTGGACCATTCGATTTTCATGCGCTACCGCACGCTGTACATTGGCTACGGTGGACACTATTCGCCATCGACGACGCTGGCGCAAACGGAGACCGTGGACCTGTCGGCCATTGGTTACTGTTGTCGCATTTCACCGCAGCACGCCATCATCTTCTACGACGAATTCTCCAAGTCGTACGAGCTGATCAATTACTCAGAGTTTGGCACCGAGGTGAATGGACAGCTGTATGCCTGCGACGTGACCGAAAGGATGACAACGCACGCCGGCAAGCCGATGCGACCTGACGATGCGGAGCTGAAGAAGCGCGTCGATGAGATGCTGGACAAGCGTCGGAACATTAATCGCCAGTTCGAGACGAAGAAAATCGACAAAGAACG ATTGGCGCCCATTGTTAAGCCCGCCTGCCGCTGCATGAACGCCGGACCAGTGCCCATGGTGGATGGCGCCTGGGAGGGATCGGCGGTGCTGGCTCACGGCAGCCTGCTGCGATTCGGTTGCCTGTCGTTTGTGTTTGTCGTGCCGTCGGTGGATCTGCTGCAGGCGCAGGCGCGCAGCAAGCGTTCGTAG
- the CG3823 gene encoding uncharacterized protein, with protein MVHLNEKAEDQLMTTRISDLQDWLQAQPQLPQNISRLLLRRFLHTTRGDLSAAQRLLELNYGLRNKHAHIFIDRDPLDASSQQLLQVADLVPLPGLTPENNKLLFYRLIDFDADKFNFTAAIKVFFMVADCRFATENEERLSDGEIPVFDMAGYTLRHLTKTALGALRVYMKFVQEAHPVRLKEIHVLNCPSYVDKVMAVVKPFIKGEVFKLIHFHLPNADTPYRHFPRSMLPEEYGGEAGKMSDLKLQWMQLLKEQRDYLMDTENWQINKIKKNGQRKSSDSGVTEGLRSLEID; from the exons ATGGTCCACCTAAATGAGAAAGCGGAGGATCAGCTGATGACCACAAGGATTTCGGATTTGCAGGATTGGCTGCAGGCGCAGCCACAGTTGCCGCAAAATATAT CCCGATTGCTTCTGCGCCGCTTTCTGCACACGACGCGGGGTGATCTATCCGCCGCCCAGCGACTCTTGGAACTGAATTACGGACTGCGTAACAAACATGCACACATCTTCATCGATCGCGATCCGTTGGATGCCAGTTCCCAGCAGCTACTGCAAGTCGC AGATCTGGTGCCGTTGCCCGGCTTGACCCCGGAGAACAACAAGCTGCTCTTTTACCGCCTCATCGACTTCGATGCGGACAAG TTCAACTTTACGGCTGCCATCAAGGTCTTTTTCATGGTGGCCGACTGTCGATTTGCGACGGAGAACGAGGAGCGTTTGTCGGACGGCGAGATACCAGTTTTCGACATGGCTGGCTATACGCTGCGCCACCTGACCAAAACCGCACTGGGCGCCCTGCGTGTCTACATGAAGTTCGTCCAGGAGGCACATCCCGTACGGCTCAAGGAGATCCACGTGCTCAACTGCCCGTCGTATGTGGACAAGGTGATGGCCGTGGTCAAGCCGTTCATCAAGGGAGAGGTGTTCAAGCtaatccatttccatttgccaaaTGCGGACACTCCATATCGGCACTTCCCGCGATCCATGTTGCCGGAGGAATACGGCGGGGAGGCGGGCAAGATGTCCGACCTGAAGCTCCAGTGGATGCAGTTGCTCAAGGAGCAGAG GGATTATCTGATGGATACGGAAAActggcaaataaacaaaatcaaaaagaaTGGCCAACGAAAGTCAAGTGATTCCGGAGTCACAGAAGGTCTACGTTCCCTCGAAATTGATTAG
- the CG12219 gene encoding uncharacterized protein, which produces MICRLCLNALDEQSAVLLFDGAGGASAPAPDDEDDGKAMPESYLVQLISIHLYLCLSRDDAISTCICTECCSQLESFHNFWKLVELKQTTLCSQFLAIDCDVNWSEDGSETQLDAQPQLLLEPAEEPKVVTPTTANKFPCMFCEKSFKMRRYLEEHIATHTGDRPIACPYCEMAFRCRSNMYTHVKSKHTTQWLKAREERDAAKSNQNHTTPEETAPAVLVPVPAPAPALASAPASSASPGNTVNPAATATPASSATPTTNLAAAPLPSPPTVQQLPLSVIKSQPSEAMNLTITKTPPSGSRGSRNRSSRRKTHSPKKVQHTEGSDVSDEDSPQKRLKENELILANYNAVAAAVVAAASLTGNPPGQPDSLQQRLCASLLQQQHQEQLFAVMSATAAAAAAVGTSSATTTTTTTTGTMMAHPYGNHPPSETDKRPAAPLQAVIHAAPVSIICPNCGELPGQNHRCLSKPKYACDVCGKSFKMKRYLEEHFATHTGVKLHTCAFCPTEFRSKSNMYHHTKRKHKAEWERSRATRSAAKAGVQEQMQHTNPSQAQAQPGPAAAL; this is translated from the exons ATGATCTGTCGCCTGTGTCTGAACGCGCTCGACGAGCAGAGCGCGGTGCTACTGTTCGACGGCGCCGGCGGAGCCAGTGCGCCCGCACCGGATGACGAGGACGACGGCAAGGCGATGCCAGAGAGCTACCTGGTCCAACTGATCTCGATTCACTTGTACCTCTGC CTCTCCCGCGACGACGCCATCTCCACCTGCATCTGCACCGAGTGCTGCTCGCAACTGGAGAGCTTCCACAACTTCTGGAAGCTGGTGGAGCTAAAGCAGACGACGCTGTGCAGCCAGTTTTTGGCTATCGATTGTGATGTCAACTGGTCGGAGGATGGCAGCGAAACGCAGTTGGATGCGCAACCGCAATTGCTACTGGAGCCGGCGGAGGAGCCCAAAGTGGTGACTCCCACAACGGCGAATAAGTTTCCCTGCATGTTCTGCGAGAAGTCATTTAAGATGCGCCGCTACCTGGAGGAGCACATAGCCACCCACACCGGCGACCGACCCATTGCGTGTCCCTACTGCGAAATGGCCTTCCGCTGCCGTTCGAATATGTACACCCATGTGAAGAGCAAGCACACCACGCAGTGGCTAAAGGCTCGCGAAGAGCGGGATGCGGCCAAGTCGAATCAGAATCACACGACGCCGGAGGAGACCGCTCCAGCAGTTTTAGTTCCTGtccctgctcctgctcctgctcttGCTTCCGCTCCTGCATCTTCTGCTTCTCCTGGAAACACAGTAAATCCCGCTGCTACTGCTACTCCTGCTTCGTCTGCCACACCCACCACCAATCTCGCAGCAGCTCCTTTACCATCGCCACCAACTGTCCAACAGCTGCCGCTGTCGGTAATCAAGAGTCAACCCAGCGAGGCCATGAACCTCACCATAACCAAGACACCGCCATCCGGTAGTCGGGGCTCACGCAATCGATCCAGTCGCCGAAAGACGCACTCGCCCAAAAAGGTCCAGCACACGGAGGGCAGCGATGTTAGCGACGAGGATTCGCCGCAGAAAAGGCTCAAGGAGAACGAGCTCATACTGGCCAATTATAATGCGGTAGCCGCTGCTGTCGTGGCAGCCGCTTCGCTAACGGGCAATCCGCCAGGACAACCGGATAGCCTGCAGCAGCGTCTGTGTGCGAGCCttttgcaacagcaacatcaggaACAACTCTTTGCTGTCATGTCGGCAACGGCGGCTGCAGCGGCGGCCGTAGGAACGAGCAGTGCCacaacaacgacgacaacgacaactgGGACAATGATGGCGCATCCCTATGG CAACCACCCGCCTTCAGAGACGGATAAACGACCGGCGGCTCCGCTGCAGGCTGTCATCCATGCGGCACCCGTTTCGATCATTTGTCCCAATTGCGGTGAGCTTCCTGGCCAGAATCATCGCTGCCTGAGCAAGCCCAAGTACGCATGCGATGTGTGCGGCAAAAGCTTCAAGATGAAGCGATATTTGGAG GAGCACTTTGCCACGCACACGGGCGTCAAGCTGCACACCTGCGCCTTCTGTCCCACGGAATTCCGCTCCAAGTCGAATATGTACCATCACACTAAGCGCAAGCACAAAGCGGAATGGGAGAGATCGCGAGCCACGCGCTCGGCGGCCAAGGCTGGCGTCCAGGAGCAGATGCAGCACACCAACCCGTCACAGGCACAGGCTCAGCCGGGTCCTGCGGCCGCACTCTAG